In the genome of Nonomuraea sp. NBC_00507, the window CCGTCAGGGTCGTGCCCGTCACCCACTGATGGAGGAGTAACGCGATGCGAGCCCTGACCTTCAAGCCGGACCTCTCCTTGGATGTCGTGCCCGACCCGGTGCCCACGCCCTCCCAGGCGCTCGTCCAGGTTGCGGCGTTCTCGCTCAACTTCGGCGAGATCGCCTACACAAGCGCGAACGTCCGGCCCGGGCACGTGCCGGGCTGGGATGCCGCCGGGGTGGTCGTCCAGGCCGCCGCCGACGGTTCGGGCCCTGCCGCCGGCACCCGCGTGGTCACTTTCGGCTGGTCGGGGGCCTGGGCGGAGCTGCGCGCCGTGGACACCGCCGAGCTGGCCGTCGTTCCCGCCGCCGTCGACCTGGGGCCGGCCAGCGCCCTGCCGGTCGCCGGAGTCACGGCGCTGCAGGCGGTCCGCCGGCTCGGGCCGGTGGCGGGCCGCCGCGTCCTGGTCACCGGGGCGTCCGGCGGCGTCGGCCGCTTCGCCGTACAGCTCGCCGCCCGTGCTGGAGCGCATGTCGTCGCCTCCGCCGGCAGCCCCGCCCGCGCGCGGGGCCTGCGTGAACTGGGCGCCGCGGAGATCGTCATCGGTCCGGAGAACCTGAAAGGCCGCGTGTACGGCGTGCTGGACAACGTAGGCGGGCGGCAGCTCGCGCAGGCGTTCTATCGGCTGGAGGACGACGGCGTGGTGATGGCCATCGGACGGGCGGCCCGCGAGGCCACGGTCATCGACTTCGAGCTCGCGGGCACGCGATCGGCGCGGGGGCGGATCGAGAACTTCAACGTGACCACGCCGTTCGGCCCCGACCTTGCTCACCTGGTCGGACTGCTGGCGGCCGGCGAGCTGGACGTGCAGGTCGGCTGGCGCGGGCCGTGGGACAAGGCGATGGAGGCCGCCGATGCCCTGATAGCCCGCCGCGTCGCCGGAAAAGCGGTCCTCGACGTATGACCACCGAGCCGTGCTGCGTACTGTGCTGTCGCCGGGCGCGACCTGGCTCCACCCGTTAACTCGATTGCGAGGCACCGCCGGCTCAGGGACCATGGTCGGTCGACGTGACGAAAGGCGATCATGACACGAGCGTTCCTGCAGCCGGACGATGTGCGCGACCTTGTGGCGGAACAGCTCGGCGCTGGTCGGCGACTGACTGCGCTGGACCGACTGACCGGCGGCAGCAAGAAGGGCGTCTACCGTCTCGGTCTGGACGACCAGACGACCGTGATCCTCTACGTATGGGCGGCCGGGGAGAACTACTGGCCGCCGTCGCCGGCCGTCCCTGATGACCCGTTCACCGACGCCTCTGGAGCGGAGCTGTTCGCCGTCAACCACGCGGCCCTGGCCGCCGCAGGTGTGCGAACCCCACGGCTGCTGATGCTCGACCGCGGCAGCCGCTACCTCGATGCCGACGTCGCACTGGTCGAGGACGTCGGTGCGGTGAAGCTCGAGGCGTTGATGGAAGACGATCCGGCTGCGGCTGCCATGCCGCTGTCCAGGCTCGGTGACGCCTTGCGCCGCATGCACACCACGCTCGGCCCGACGTATGGCAAGCTCGCCGCTATCAACCGCGGCGAGGCGTCCCAGGCCCGACGCACCGAGGACATCATCGTGGACCGGGCGCTCGGCCACCTCGACGCCGTGGCGACCCGCGACGCCCGGGTGGAGGAGGCGCATGACCAGATCGCCGGACATGTGCGTCACCTTCGTGGCGCGGTCACGGCACGCGAGACATATGGGCTGGTACACGGCGAACTGGGACCGGATCACGTGCTCATCACGCCCGCGGGCGAACCCGTCATGATTGATTTCGAGGGCCTGACCTACTTTGACGTCGAGTGGGAACACGCCTGGCTGCAGATGCGCTTCGGCGAGGCATATCCAGTGCTGCGTCCGGTCGATCTCGACCCCCACAGGTTGGAGCTCTACCGGTACGCGCACGTGCTGTCGCTGATCGAGGGCCCGCTACGGATCGCGGACACCGACTTCCCCGATCGGCAATGGATGCTGAACCTAGCCGAGTGGAACATCACCAAGGCGCTGGCCGCCGTCAACAGCTGACGGCGGCGGTGGTCTGGGCCGGTCCGTCGACGGAGCCGACCTCCTCTTCCACCGCAGCCCGACGGCGATCGGCAATTTGTGGAGGACTGCAGCCTCGCGGGCCTACCGGACGTCGTCGCGGCGACGGTTGCGTCCGAAACGTGCCAGTGCCCGCTGCTGCACCACTGATTGGCTGTGTTCGCAGTCCACTCGCACCTGCCTGAACGGGAACGATGTCTACCACCACGCTCGCCCGGCCCCGCTCGCCCTTCATCAGCTGGCTCGCGGTCTCCTCGCTCATGCTGGGCATCTTCTCCATCGTCACCAGCGAAATCCTGCCCATCGGCCTGCTGACCGCCATCGGCGCCGACTTCGGCATCTCCGACGGCGCCACAGGGCTGACCATGACACTGCCCGGCGTCGTCGCGGCGGTCGCCGCACCCACCGTCACACTGACCACCGCGCGCCTGGACCGCCGCGTGATGCTGTGCGTCCTCATGGCGGTGCTTGCCGCCGCCGACGTGCTGGCCGCAGTGGCGACCTCCTACTGGGTCATGCTGATTTCCAGAGTGCTCGTCGGCCTCACCATCGGCGGCTTCTGGTCCATCGGGTCAGGGCTGGCCGCCCGCCTGATGCCGCCGCACGCCGTCGGCACCGCCACCGCTGTGATCTTCTCTGCCGTGCCGCTGGGCTCCGTGCTCGGCGTACCGGCCGGCACCTTCATCGGCAACCTCGCCGGCTGGCGAACCGCCTTCCTGGTCCTGGCCGCGCTGGCCATCCTGGTCCTGGGCGCCCTGCTGACGCTGCTGCCGCCACTGCCCGCCCACCAGGTCACCAGCACTCGCGTCCTGCTCGACCTGCTGCGTACCCGAGGGGCCAAAACCGCCCTGCTGGCCACCTCTCTCATCGTCCTGGCCCATTTCGGCACCTATACCTACGTCACGCCCTTCCTCCAGGACGTCACCGGCCTGCATCCCGCAACCGTCGGCGCCGTCCTGCTGGCGTACGGCATCGCCGGAATCGCCGGCAACTTCCTGGCCGGCAAGGCCACCGCCACACGCCTGCGAGCCGCTTTCGCAACCTGCGGCTGCCTGATCGCGGCCACCACCCTGCTGCTGCCCTTGATCGGCGGCACAACCGTCGGCGCCGTGGTGTTGCTCCTGGTCTGGGGCCTGGCCTACGGAGGCGTGCCCGTCTGTTCGCAGGCATGGTTCATCACCGCCGCCCCTCACACGCCCGAAGCCGCCACGGTCATCTTCACCTCCTCCTTCCAGGCGACCTTCGCGCTCGGCGCGTTCCTCGGCGGACGCGTCGTCGACGCCTTCTCGGTCTCCACCGTGATGATCTGCGGCGGGCTGACCGCTCTGCTCATGGCGGTATCCCTATGGTCACTGCCCCAATCCCGCTAAGCCGGCGCCTCGCATCCCGCAGCCGACAGGAGCCCTTCCTTCATCCCAGCTCAATCACACCCGTGAACACCCCACCCAGCTCAAAGGCCGTTTCCGTGATCACAAAGGATTTGGTCGCCGAGGCCAGCGGCTGGGATGGTCCCGGGAGTGTCGTCTGCGAGTGAGTGTCCGCGGACAGGAACGGGCTCCTGACCAGAGCGGTGTTGTCAAAGCAGGAGGGCTCGCTCCGAAACTGTACCGGCCGACCGGTATAGTTTCCGGTATGTCACGACCAAGCTCGAAGGACCGTCTCCTCGACGCCGCCGCTGACGTGCTGCTGTCGCAGGGAGGTGAGTCGCTCACTCTCGAAGCCGTCGCCAAGCGGGCCGGGGTCTCCAAGGGCGGACTGTTCTACCACTTCCCCACAAAACATGCCCTGGTCGGAGCCATGGTCGACCGGCTGACCAAGGCCTTCGAGGACGCGCTCGCTCAGGCGGGCACCCACCCGGGCGACTTCTTGCGCGCCTATGTCGAGGCGACCATCCCCGAGCGGCACACCACCGCCACGGTGCCTACCGACCGCGTCACCGCTGCGCTGCTTGCCGTGATGCTCGTCGACCCGGCGGAGCTCGAGCCGTTGCGTGCGCGGTTCGCCGCCTGGCAGGCCAGGCTCGCCGACGACGGCATCGACCCCGCAGCGGCGACAGCCGTACGGCTGGCCGTGGACGGGTGGTGGGCGGCCAGGCTGCTTGGGCTCGGCCCTCCTGGACCTGACCTGCATGACGGGACCCGCCGCTACCTGATGGAGGCTATCGACCGTGCTGCGCGCGACTAAGGGCCTGATGCTGGTCACGGATGTCGGCTTCGTGGTCTATTTCGGCGTCACCGGTCTCGGGCTGATCCCGCTGGAATGGGCGTTCGCTGACTACGCCAACCCGCTGATGGTCGACTGGAACTGGTCATTCCTCTGGATCGACCTGCTGGCCAGCGTCACCGGGCTGACCAGCCTGTGGCTCCTGCGCCGCGGCAGGGCGAGCGGTTCGTCACTGATGCTGGTCTCGCTGGCGCTGACCATGGCCTCAGGGCTCATGGCGATCGCGTTCTGGACGTTGCGGGTAGACTTCTCACTCGCCTGGTGGATACCGAACCTCTACCTCATGCTCTTCCCCGTTCCCGGGATCATCTGTCTGACGAGCCAACCCGTTGGGAGTCGCGCATGATCTCTCAGGGCGTCGCGACGGTACGGTGTGCCGAGGGGCAAAGGGCACGACCTGAGCGACTAGCGGCCGTCAGCTGATGGCGATCCATTCGCGCGGGCCCTGTCCTTTGGGCGGTGGGAGTCGTGCGTCGGGCGCGCATCGGCGCCGTAACGCAGTCCGTCGATGAGGAGCGCGACCATGCGCTGGCTGTACGCGACTCCCTCGTCCTCCACGGGCAGGCACAGATGGGAGACGGCGTACAGGAGCTCCTTGGGGCTGATGTCGGCGCGGATCTCGCCGCCGGCGGCGGCTGCTTGGAGTAGCGACCCGAGGGCGGGTCCGAGGCGTTGCATGAAGTAGCCGGGCAGGGCGTCGAATGCCGGGTCGCCGGAGTGCAGGGCTGTGGCGAGTCCGCGTTTGGCCGCGAGGAACTCGGTGTAGCGGTGGAGCCACTTGGCCAGTGCCACCACCGGCTCGTGCGCTGCGGCCAGCGCCGGGGCGGCGTCGGCGCAGGCATCCACCTCGCGCTGGAACACCGCTTTGACCAGGTCCGAGCGCTGGGGGAAGTGCCGGTACAGCGTTCCGACGCCGACGCCGGCCAGATCGGCGATCTCTTTTGCGGGGGCGTCCACGCCCGAGGTGCCGAAGACGGTCTTGGCTGCGTCAAGCAAGGAGTCGATGTTGCGTTGCGCGTCGGCGCGCAGCCGGCGCGGCGCTCCTTCACGCGCGCCCGGACCCGCAGCGCCGGTCGAGTCGTCCCTGGCCGGGGTCGTGTTCTCGGTCACGTCACTCCTTCGCTTGCTAACCGGAATACTTTTCCGTATAGTTCCGGAATAGCTTTCCGCTTCGGTTCAGGGTACGGCACCGACAGAGTGCTCACCACACTTCGACCACAACTTCAGGAGACGCCGTAGGTGATGCCGCACCCTCGGCCGGACCGGCATCGAGGTCAGTCCCTACGCGCTCGGCGCCAATGATGCTCGGGGCGGTCGGCAACCCCGACCACGACGACTCGATCCGCGGGCGCATCGGCAGCGCCCGCCGTGCCCCGAGAACCCGGGATGGTCGTCAGAGATCAAAGCAACCTTATGAGAGGAGATGTGTTGTATGAGCACGCCGTTCAATGAAGCAGCCGGTATTCCCGTCAGCGATCCCACCCCCGTCGCGACCTTCAGCCCCGTGGTGCTGCCGGTCCCTGGCCGGATCGTGGATCTGCAGATCAAGGTCTCCGCGCCCGCAACGGGCAGCGATCTGCCCGTGATTCTCCTGTCACACGGCCACGGCCCTTCGAACTTCGTGTCATCCCTCCATGGCTACGGGCCCGTCGCGAATTTCTGGGCAGCTCACGGTTTCGTCGTGATCCAGCCCACTCACTTGGACTCGATGACACTGGGACTGCGTGAATCGGACGACCCAGAGGCGCCGCTGTATTGGCGGTCCCGAGCCGAGGACATGCGCTACATCCTCGATCACCTCGACCAGATCGAGGCTGCTGTTCCGGGGCTCAGCGGACGCCTGGACCTGAGCCGGATCTCCGCAGTTGGGCATTCAATGGGCGGGCATACGGTAGGCATGTTGTGTGGTCAGAGGGTCACCGATCCGGCCGACCGGACGGAAGTGGATCTGACCGACGCCCGGGTCAGGGTGGGTGTGCTGATGGCCCCGCCAGGCAACGGTGAGGACCTCGCCGCATTCGCAACCGAGCACTACCCGATCCTGGGGACCAGCAGCTTCGCCAAGATGACAACGCCGGCCCTCGTCATCGTTGGTGAGAACGACTGGCACCCCAACTTTTCCGAACGCAAGGACTGGCGCGCTGATGCGTACTTCCTGAGCCCCGCCCCCAAGAGCCTGCTGACGCTGTTCGGGGCGGAGCACGGCCTTGGCGGGGTGTCCATGTACGACGCGGCGGAGACGACCGACGAGAACCCCAAACGCGTGGCCGCGCTGCGGGCGCTCGTCTGGGCTTACCTCCGCACCGCGCTGTACCCCGGCGACTCCGCCTGGGCGGATGCGACTGCCGCGCTACTGAGCATGCCCGGCCCGTTGGGCAGGGTCGAATCGAAGTGAACCCCTGAGGCGCCCATCTCGTCCGCCAGGACCGGGGTGCACAACTGCCCGTGACGCACTCGTGCTCCACGATCAGGTCGCCCGACGGATGCTCGACCTTGAACACGGACTTGGCCGTGGAGTCCGTCGCCTCGAAGCCGACCATCTCGATGTGCCCGGTGCCGCTGCCCGGCAGGCCGGAGATGCCCCGCCCGGCGTGGGCCCAGGTCGAATACCTGCCCGGGCCGACCTCCCAGTGCACCTTCGCGGGCGGATCGAGGTAGGTCGGGCTGCGGCGGCCTTGCACAAGCGATCCAGGCGGTCTAAGCGCAGGTCTTCTGCTCGACGTCACACCGTTTGACCTCGGGGTAGCGTGTCGACGGCTCTTGAAGAAGCGGCTGCGGCCTGCCGCGAAGATGCTGGTCGAAGAAGGCCGCCACGTACGCGCGGGTGATCTCCAGCGAACGCACGGGGGGTAGGTCGGTGTTGCGGTAGATGCCGATCTGTTCGGCCAGCACGGAGATGTCGGTGAATGAGGCGTGCTCTGCCCCCGCCACCACGAGCCAGCGCTTCCATCCCGTCAGGTTCTGCCAGGCCTGCTCCCACGAGGCATCCCTGCCACCTGGGCTGTGTGTCGCCTGCGCACCCAGGAAGAGGAACGGCCGCGACAGTCCGCTCTCGGGTACGGGGACGATCGCGGTGCCGTCCATGTTCATCCCGGCGCGGAGCCTGGAGTCCTTGAGCATGGCCCCCACGGCGCTCGCGCCGCCTGCCGAGTGACCGGCCATCGCGATCCTGGAGGGGTTGATCAGCCTGGCGCCCTTCCAATGGGGCTGCGCGCGCGTGAGTTCGTCGAGGACGAAGGAGACGTCGGCCGCTCGGGTCGCGCCCACCTTGCCCCAGAATGCCGGGTCCTTCTTCTCGACCTCGCAGGCCACACAGGTGGTGACCCGTCCGTCGGGGAAGCTGGTGGCGATGTTCTCGTACGTGTGGCCGATGACGGTCACCACATAGCCTCGGCTCGCCAGGTCCTCGGCCAGTCCGGTGAGCGAGCTCCGGGGCTTGGTGAAGCCAGGGGAGAGCACCACGAGCGGCAGTCCGCGTCGGCGACCGGCGGGTTTGGCGTCGCTGATGGCGTTGGTCCGCGTCTTGCTGAGCAGGTCGAGCGGCAGGTCGGTGATCTCCCCGTCTTTCAGGGTGAGCTCTGATTCCTTGGGCGTCATGTACGGGGCCCGTTTCCCGCTGCGGGATTTCGCCGGGTACCACAGGGAGACCATGAGTTCCCTCGCCTTCACGCTGGGAACCCAGGGGTCGGCGCGAGAGGTGTCCTTGAGATACAGGGAGACGGTGCCGATTGGCTGGGATCCGGTCGGTTTGGGGATGTACGGCGTGCCGATCCGGGTGGACGGCGGATCGGCGGGTGCGGATGAGGTGGAGCCGGGCGACGGCCGGCGCGAGGGGGCGTCGGACACGGCCGGGCTGGACGCGGATGCCGAGGCGCAGGAGGTGGCGGCCACGAAGGCGAGCAGGGCCGCGACAGCGGTGGCGCCTCGGCCGATGCGGCGGGCCGGCGTCGATCTGCCGGCGCCGGTGCCCTGCCCTGAGGCCGGCGTTTCCCGTCCAATCACATGATCCATGAACTGTCCTTCGTGGTCGGGGCGGCCGCCTCGACGCGTTATCGCGGGCGGCGGCCGGTGGCGGCAACGACGCTAGGGCGCGGCGAGATCCGTCCGCGTCGGCTGTCACGCCGATATCCACGCCCTCTCAGGGAGGACTCCTCCGCCGTGTCATCCCTGCGATGTACTCCTGGGGGAGGTCGGACGCGGTCACCGGGGCTGACGCGGGACGTGCCGTGCAATCGGGACAATGCACCAGTGACAGTGAGCAAAGGACGTGGATGGTGGCAGTTGGGTCTGGATGCGCTGCGCCCCGCGCGGAAACCCACCCGGCCTTCGCACCGGTCGCTCCTTGTCGACCTGTTGCTCGCGATCGTCTTGACCGTTGTCGCAGTGGCCGCGACGGCGGGCACCGTAGACAGTCCCCATCGCGTCGACGAGCAGCCGCCCTCCCTGCTGGAGCCCTTGCAACTGCGGCCCCCTCCCCAGTCACGAAGCAGCGATGCGCCGCCCGACCGCCTGATACAGCCCGGCACCCCCGCCGACAACCAGGAGGGCCCCCTTCCGCTCCTGGTGGTCCTGACGGCGCTGCCGTTGGCGGTGCGGCGGCTGTACCCACTGATCACCTTCTGGGTGGTGCTGGCCGCCGCGTTGGCCACCCACGACGACGCGACGTGGATCACCGTGCTGACGTTCGCCATTGCCGCCTATGGCGCCGTGGCCCACAGCCGTCACCGGGTGCCGGCCATCGGCGGACTCGTCCTCGCCGCCGTCCTGGCAGGCACCGCCTTCCAGGACTCCGTCCCGGCGTTGCCGAGCTGGATGGGGCCGTTCGTGGTGCTGCTGAGTGCCGGAGTCGCCGCCGGTGTCGTCCGCTCCTGGCGGCAACAGCTCGACACCGGCCGCCGTCGGTTCGCTGAACTACAGCGCGCACAGGAGGAGGCCATGCGCCAGGCCGTCCAGGAGGAGCGCTCCCGGATCGCCGGTGAACTCCATGATGTCGTCACCCACAATGTGAACGTGATGGTGATCCAGGCAGGAGCGGCGCGCAAGGTGATGGACACGGCCCCGGACCGGTCGAAGCAGGCCATGCTGGCGGTCGAGGCCAGCGGCCGGGCCGCCATGGCCGAACTCCGCCACGTCATGGGCCTGCTCGCCGGCCATGAAAGCGAACGGGCGGCCGGCAGCGCCGACGGGCTCGAACCACAACCGGGGCTCGACCAACTCGACTCCTTGATCGAACGGGTTCGCGCAGCGGGTGTGCCGGTCAGCATCGAGATCTCCGCGCCGCCCGGCCCGCTGCCACCCGGGGTGGACCTGGCCGCTTACCGTGTCGTTCAGGAAGCGCTGACCAACACGATCAAGCACGCGGCCGGTGCGACGGCGTCCGTCACGATCGGCCATTGCGGCGACTGGCTGGAGATCGAGGTCACCGACACCGGCGGCAGACAGACGGCGCGCGCCGCAGACGGCCAGGGCCGAGGCCTGATCGGGCTGCGTGAGCGGCTCGCGCTCTACGGCGGCGCCCTGCAGGCCGGGCCGCAGAGCGGCGGCGGCTACCAGATCAAGGCACGGGTTCCGTGGACCACGTGAACAGGCCTCTGCGCGTGGTCATCGCCGACGACCAAGCGCTGGTACGCAGCGGGTTCGGCATGATCCTCGCCGCGGACGGCATCGAGGTGGCGGCTGAGGCGGCCAACGGAGTCGAAGCCGTCGCCGCCGTCCGGCGTACCCGGCCTGACGTCGTGCTCATGGACATCCGGATGCCGCAGATGGACGGACTCGAAGCCACTCGGCAGATCATGGCAGAAGGCGCGGACGAGACCCGCGTCCTCATTTTGACCACGTACGACCTCGACCACTACGTCTACGCCGCCCTCACCGCGGGGGCCAGTGGGTTCCTGCTCAAGGACGTCACGCCCGAACACCTGGTGGCCGCGGTGCGTCTGGTGCGCGCGGGTGACGCCCTGCTCGCGCCGACGATCACCCGCCGCCTGGTTGAACGGTTCGCCCCTCGTGATGAGGCCAAAGCAGCCGTACACCGGGATCTGTCGGAGTTGACACCCCGGGAGCTGGAGGTGTTGCGCCTGCTCGCCACCGGGCTGAGCAACGGCGAGCTCGCGGAGCGACTGAGCCTCAGCCCGACGACGGTGAAGACTCATGTCGCCCGCATCCTGTCCAAGCTCGGCCTCAGGGACCGGGTTCAGGCGGTCGTGCTCGCCTACGAGACCGGGTTGATCGCGCCTGGCTCGCCCGTCGACGGGCCCGCCAGGGAGTAGGCGTGGGCCGTGGTAGCTCGCGACCGCGTCGCCCCGCGCGCGACCAGCCTGCTCTCGCGCAACACGCCGAGGTGCTGTGACACCGCGCTGGGTGTGACGCCGAGCGCCACCATGGCCGTGTCAAGGCGCTGCACGACTCGGAAAACGATCACTTCCAGCCCTTCCTGGTCCAGGCTCGACAATCCACCGCGCCGAGAACCTCACCTCTCACCTCCTCTTCTCGCAGCCTTTCGGAGGAGCGGGCCGCTCCGCGGTCCAGCCCGACTCTGGAGCCGTGGCGGTGAAGGTCACGGGGTCGCCCTTGGTAGCCCAGACAGCCGTACGGGCCGCGTAGGAGACGGAAGCGAGCGTGGAGCCCGTGCCGGGGTCGAGGAGCGTTCTTGGATAGGTCGGCAGCTCTCCGCCCTGCTTGTGGTCGTAGACCAGTGTGTTGCCGGCCAAGCCGAAGTCCACGGACAGGGCCGGCCTGCCCAGCGGATCCGTCACGGTGCCCACGACCTTGGTGCTTGGCAGTCCGGCCAGGAAGCGGATGAGCGCGGCGCGCTGGTCGGGACGGAGCGGCAGGTCCAGGAGGTTCGTGGTTAAGGGCAGGAACTTCTCGATGGGCTCCTTGAAGCCGCGCTCGTGCCAGACGCTGTGGTACGCGCGGAGCTTCTCCTTCAGACGAGCCTGGTCGGTGGGAAACGCCGCCAGGTCCGCCATGGTCAGAGTGGCGACCGTGCGATCAGCCAGAGTCCCTCCGGCAGTGGCATCCCACTTCTGGGAGCACTGCCGTGGCTCGTCGGTGAACGACACGTAGGGGCAGCGCTTACCGGCCTCGCAGGGGGGCTTGATCCGGCGCGGGCTCCCGACGGCTCGCCAGGCACGCTCATCCGCGGCCGTGGCCGGACGGGCGATGGGTTCGGACCACGACAACGTGACCCTCGGGTCGTCCGGGTCACGTGACTGCCAGATCTCCTGGCGCGTGGACGCCACAAGGGTAAAGCCGCCCGTCTCCAGATAACTCCCGCGGATCAGCACCTGCCGCCAGTAGACACCGCTCTCCACGGGCAGTTTCTCGATCTTGTCCGCCAGGTCGAACAGCGCCTGGTTGGCCTTCGGCGTGAGCGCGACCGGCGCCGGCGTCAAATACGCCACCAGCGAGAACACCAGCGTCACGATCGCTGCCGTGGCCGAGGCGGCCGCCACGGTCCAGGTCCACGTACGCCGCCTCACCGGGCGGCGGACGGGCGGACGGCTCAGCCGGGCCCGGGCCCGGGCGACGATCTCGGGAGACGGGGGCCGCGCGTCGGGCAGGGCGCGGGCCAGCAGGTCCAGCTCATCCATCAGAGTCCTCCTTCAGCGGGTTGACGTCGCCGAGTGCCCGGCGCAGCTGCTTGCGTGCCCGATTCAGCCGGGACC includes:
- a CDS encoding zinc-binding dehydrogenase; translation: MRALTFKPDLSLDVVPDPVPTPSQALVQVAAFSLNFGEIAYTSANVRPGHVPGWDAAGVVVQAAADGSGPAAGTRVVTFGWSGAWAELRAVDTAELAVVPAAVDLGPASALPVAGVTALQAVRRLGPVAGRRVLVTGASGGVGRFAVQLAARAGAHVVASAGSPARARGLRELGAAEIVIGPENLKGRVYGVLDNVGGRQLAQAFYRLEDDGVVMAIGRAAREATVIDFELAGTRSARGRIENFNVTTPFGPDLAHLVGLLAAGELDVQVGWRGPWDKAMEAADALIARRVAGKAVLDV
- a CDS encoding TetR/AcrR family transcriptional regulator — its product is MTENTTPARDDSTGAAGPGAREGAPRRLRADAQRNIDSLLDAAKTVFGTSGVDAPAKEIADLAGVGVGTLYRHFPQRSDLVKAVFQREVDACADAAPALAAAHEPVVALAKWLHRYTEFLAAKRGLATALHSGDPAFDALPGYFMQRLGPALGSLLQAAAAGGEIRADISPKELLYAVSHLCLPVEDEGVAYSQRMVALLIDGLRYGADARPTHDSHRPKDRARANGSPSADGR
- a CDS encoding MFS transporter, whose translation is MSTTTLARPRSPFISWLAVSSLMLGIFSIVTSEILPIGLLTAIGADFGISDGATGLTMTLPGVVAAVAAPTVTLTTARLDRRVMLCVLMAVLAAADVLAAVATSYWVMLISRVLVGLTIGGFWSIGSGLAARLMPPHAVGTATAVIFSAVPLGSVLGVPAGTFIGNLAGWRTAFLVLAALAILVLGALLTLLPPLPAHQVTSTRVLLDLLRTRGAKTALLATSLIVLAHFGTYTYVTPFLQDVTGLHPATVGAVLLAYGIAGIAGNFLAGKATATRLRAAFATCGCLIAATTLLLPLIGGTTVGAVVLLLVWGLAYGGVPVCSQAWFITAAPHTPEAATVIFTSSFQATFALGAFLGGRVVDAFSVSTVMICGGLTALLMAVSLWSLPQSR
- a CDS encoding sensor histidine kinase — encoded protein: MAATAGTVDSPHRVDEQPPSLLEPLQLRPPPQSRSSDAPPDRLIQPGTPADNQEGPLPLLVVLTALPLAVRRLYPLITFWVVLAAALATHDDATWITVLTFAIAAYGAVAHSRHRVPAIGGLVLAAVLAGTAFQDSVPALPSWMGPFVVLLSAGVAAGVVRSWRQQLDTGRRRFAELQRAQEEAMRQAVQEERSRIAGELHDVVTHNVNVMVIQAGAARKVMDTAPDRSKQAMLAVEASGRAAMAELRHVMGLLAGHESERAAGSADGLEPQPGLDQLDSLIERVRAAGVPVSIEISAPPGPLPPGVDLAAYRVVQEALTNTIKHAAGATASVTIGHCGDWLEIEVTDTGGRQTARAADGQGRGLIGLRERLALYGGALQAGPQSGGGYQIKARVPWTT
- a CDS encoding TetR/AcrR family transcriptional regulator, with protein sequence MSRPSSKDRLLDAAADVLLSQGGESLTLEAVAKRAGVSKGGLFYHFPTKHALVGAMVDRLTKAFEDALAQAGTHPGDFLRAYVEATIPERHTTATVPTDRVTAALLAVMLVDPAELEPLRARFAAWQARLADDGIDPAAATAVRLAVDGWWAARLLGLGPPGPDLHDGTRRYLMEAIDRAARD
- a CDS encoding DUF5360 family protein — protein: MLRATKGLMLVTDVGFVVYFGVTGLGLIPLEWAFADYANPLMVDWNWSFLWIDLLASVTGLTSLWLLRRGRASGSSLMLVSLALTMASGLMAIAFWTLRVDFSLAWWIPNLYLMLFPVPGIICLTSQPVGSRA
- a CDS encoding alpha/beta hydrolase family protein, whose product is MSTPFNEAAGIPVSDPTPVATFSPVVLPVPGRIVDLQIKVSAPATGSDLPVILLSHGHGPSNFVSSLHGYGPVANFWAAHGFVVIQPTHLDSMTLGLRESDDPEAPLYWRSRAEDMRYILDHLDQIEAAVPGLSGRLDLSRISAVGHSMGGHTVGMLCGQRVTDPADRTEVDLTDARVRVGVLMAPPGNGEDLAAFATEHYPILGTSSFAKMTTPALVIVGENDWHPNFSERKDWRADAYFLSPAPKSLLTLFGAEHGLGGVSMYDAAETTDENPKRVAALRALVWAYLRTALYPGDSAWADATAALLSMPGPLGRVESK
- a CDS encoding alpha/beta hydrolase family protein yields the protein MDHVIGRETPASGQGTGAGRSTPARRIGRGATAVAALLAFVAATSCASASASSPAVSDAPSRRPSPGSTSSAPADPPSTRIGTPYIPKPTGSQPIGTVSLYLKDTSRADPWVPSVKARELMVSLWYPAKSRSGKRAPYMTPKESELTLKDGEITDLPLDLLSKTRTNAISDAKPAGRRRGLPLVVLSPGFTKPRSSLTGLAEDLASRGYVVTVIGHTYENIATSFPDGRVTTCVACEVEKKDPAFWGKVGATRAADVSFVLDELTRAQPHWKGARLINPSRIAMAGHSAGGASAVGAMLKDSRLRAGMNMDGTAIVPVPESGLSRPFLFLGAQATHSPGGRDASWEQAWQNLTGWKRWLVVAGAEHASFTDISVLAEQIGIYRNTDLPPVRSLEITRAYVAAFFDQHLRGRPQPLLQEPSTRYPEVKRCDVEQKTCA
- a CDS encoding ArsR family transcriptional regulator — its product is MVALGVTPSAVSQHLGVLRESRLVARGATRSRATTAHAYSLAGPSTGEPGAINPVS
- a CDS encoding response regulator transcription factor, translated to MNRPLRVVIADDQALVRSGFGMILAADGIEVAAEAANGVEAVAAVRRTRPDVVLMDIRMPQMDGLEATRQIMAEGADETRVLILTTYDLDHYVYAALTAGASGFLLKDVTPEHLVAAVRLVRAGDALLAPTITRRLVERFAPRDEAKAAVHRDLSELTPRELEVLRLLATGLSNGELAERLSLSPTTVKTHVARILSKLGLRDRVQAVVLAYETGLIAPGSPVDGPARE
- a CDS encoding phosphotransferase family protein produces the protein MTRAFLQPDDVRDLVAEQLGAGRRLTALDRLTGGSKKGVYRLGLDDQTTVILYVWAAGENYWPPSPAVPDDPFTDASGAELFAVNHAALAAAGVRTPRLLMLDRGSRYLDADVALVEDVGAVKLEALMEDDPAAAAMPLSRLGDALRRMHTTLGPTYGKLAAINRGEASQARRTEDIIVDRALGHLDAVATRDARVEEAHDQIAGHVRHLRGAVTARETYGLVHGELGPDHVLITPAGEPVMIDFEGLTYFDVEWEHAWLQMRFGEAYPVLRPVDLDPHRLELYRYAHVLSLIEGPLRIADTDFPDRQWMLNLAEWNITKALAAVNS